Part of the Prunus dulcis chromosome 8, ALMONDv2, whole genome shotgun sequence genome is shown below.
TGGGACTTCGAGCAATGCGTGCCCCTTTGTTCGTTGTCCACCTATTAACAGAAATTCAAGTGATGGTTGGTTAAGATCTGTCAAGAACTGCAGACACAATTTTTGTAACTCGAGATCCAAATAAGATAAAATAAGAGGGCAAAGAAATATGTTAAGTTTCTAATGTGGAACTGtgtgtattcttcaacactcTATCTTACGTGGAATCACTTTTTAGTAGGCCACACGTGCAATCAATTTTACATCGGtcactttttttaattatatatattttttatattattttaatttggggttttgtttgatttggatTAAATCGGGCCAAGTCAATCGGCTCGctttgataccatgttaaGATTTCAAAGAAACGAACCCTTAGCCCACCACTAGCAACATTGATATTGTCTCCAACTTAATCACCTATTTAGCAGGTGTGGAGTTTTATACAAAAGACCTCGACTTTATTAGGAGTGTAgctatttattatatgagattttctattttcaactttccaatgtgagGCTTTTTACCTTCATATTCTCATACGCTCCTGCACGTGTGatgaattttcaagcctattacgtggacaacacatattAAGTGACGTGGAGCATGTGTGACCGTTAGGCTTTCACACATGGACTCACCTGAATCTAATatcatgaaggaagttgaggtttccCCCTATTGTTAATTGGTTTTGGGATGGAACCTCAATTTTCTTCATGGTATAGGAAAATACACCCTCCATTTGAACTTCATCTCATCGATTTGTTTGTTGGTTGAGAGATTTTTCATCATTTGTAGAGCATTGGACTGAGAGATCTTCCATCTTTGttaaagaagagagaaatcaaacctagGACCTCTGGAGTAAATACTCGTATTCAAACCAATGAgtatgaacaaaatatattgGTCCAACCCAAGGTATttttattcataaaatttacaaattttatGAGTTTTATTAATACTTTCATATTGTGAATTCCTTAGTATGCATTGGCAGTTAAAAAAGGTAAActtaaaatttgttatttattaaatcaaaagaaacaagGAGGCTGAATCCCCAAACAACCAGATGGAACAACTCATTTAGAACAACTCATGTAGTGAATATTTGATAGCTGGGAGGCCTTTTTAGTGCACAACCCTCAATTATTCCAACTTAATTATATAGATTTTCCTGTATTTGGCCTAATTCATAACTTAATTGCAcgttatttttaattataggTACATCTAGCCAAGTGCTCGATCATTTCCCATAAATAGAATTTGAAAAGTATATCAGTTTTTCTTCTCCGTGAGCTTAATGTGAATGCTTGACCCAAATCCTAACACATGCTTTCGAGTAATGCGTCCCGCTTTGATCCTTTTCCAGCTATgaacaaaaaagttaaaattcaAAGATGATTAAGCTCCATCAAAAACCTTGTAGTGAGAAAATGAGATAAAAAATAAGAGGGGAATGGTGAAATGTTCGTACCTATATTTGGTGACCAAGACATGGAGAAAGGTGGCCAAGAACACCCTACTATACTCTGCCCCTGCGCATTGTCTCGACCCTCGACCAAACGGCATGAAGTTCTTCGATACAACAAGGGAGTCAAGGTCCTAATTtccataaaatatttacacatGTGTGTATAAACAAAATTAGcttattttggaaaaatggcAATATTACTCTCAAGTTACAACACCAAACCCCTCCCTTCCACCCCACTAAAACGCACCTTCCAACGCCACGGATTGAACTCGAGGGGATCCGTGAATGTGTTGGGACTTAGTTGAAGTGCAGAGGTGAGAACCATAATCGTCCAACCTGCTGGAATTGTAAATCCTGCAAAGCATGTACTTCAACATTTTagtgaaaaaaaacatttgcaGTTAGAAACTAAAGGCCTATGCTATTTGTAACCAAGGACGTACCGTTTACTGGGATATCTTTCAAAGCTCTGCGGAACAATGCAGGTGCAACATTTCCCAGTCTAAGAGTTTCATTGACAACCTATGTTTTCCAAAGACCAGCAAGTTAATAAGACTTTTTCCATAGTATTGTGTGAGTAGAAACAACATGCTGAGCTTGTGTACTTTGTAGAACTAATTACCTGACGAGTGAAAGTCATCGATTTATATTCGTCCCATGTGAGTGAGGAATTTggattttctctgtttttgagAAGTGCCTCATTCTCAGCCTTGACGATAAAAGATATTTGATTATTTGTGACTTATGtagaaaattaaagaacaTGTTAAATTGATGCCTAAACTTTGTGTACTTACGGTCAACTCTTCTAAAGCTGCAGGATGCTCTGAAAGTAAACTGAAAGCTAATGTCATTATTGATGAAATAGGATGATAGCCAGCAAACAAGGCCCCAAATAAGGCataaacaacaaaatcctCGGACAAGAACTTCTCTTTGTCCATGTCGCTGCTGATTTGGTCAAGGAAATCTCCTCGATGTGTGTCCGGTGATGTGCGTCTCTTCTTCAGCATATCCCTCAGCAATGTTGTTATCTTCTCGCGGTCCTGAATAGGTACCAAAgctttaaatatctttatggTATCTGATTGAATAATTGAAACAAATTTTGCATGTTTTGATAAGCAAACCATTTTGAATACTACCTTTAAACAGTTATGGTATGCTGTACCAGGAACATTCAAGGGAATTGACAAAAAAGTGCTCAAGATTTTAGAAAATTTTTCACTGAGGTTATCAGATGATGTTTCAGCATCATAACCAATCAAATTCTCGGCACCAAAATTGAAGAGCATCTGCGACGGcgagaaaatataattttaattagtaTAAACAATAAGCGCAGTGGATCATAATAACTAATAGATAAGTGATTAAGTAGTTGGGTTGAAATTTTTACAACTGAGCTAGCTTGTTTAACTTCAACAGATTCCTGACTTGACCAGGAGGCTAGAGTTTTGACGACCCTTTTTTCTATTAGAGGGAGCAACTTTTCCTTAAGCGTCTCAGCGCCCAAGTGATTCAATGCAATGCTCCTTATGTACTTGTGAATGGTATCGGCTCCATTTATCTCGTCAGAAATCTTGAAGATCTTGGTAAATGAGTCCAAGTACCATAGTTCAACTAGCTTGCCTTCTTGTTGAAATAGGTAACTATTGAATTTGGGATCGGTTGAGACTACAACTGGTTTACCAGCCAAACTAGTCCGAAATATCGGGCCATATCTGCAAGGCAGAGAAAAAATTTAAGCGAGAAAT
Proteins encoded:
- the LOC117638173 gene encoding cytochrome P450 87A3-like yields the protein MWAAVGLSLVVLLVTYITHWITQWRNPKCNGVLPPGSMGWPLVGETLNAMTTSYSIDLHPFFKTRLQKYGPIFRTSLAGKPVVVSTDPKFNSYLFQQEGKLVELWYLDSFTKIFKISDEINGADTIHKYIRSIALNHLGAETLKEKLLPLIEKRVVKTLASWSSQESVEVKQASSVMLFNFGAENLIGYDAETSSDNLSEKFSKILSTFLSIPLNVPGTAYHNCLKDREKITTLLRDMLKKRRTSPDTHRGDFLDQISSDMDKEKFLSEDFVVYALFGALFAGYHPISSIMTLAFSLLSEHPAALEELTAENEALLKNRENPNSSLTWDEYKSMTFTRQVVNETLRLGNVAPALFRRALKDIPVNGFTIPAGWTIMVLTSALQLSPNTFTDPLEFNPWRWKDLDSLVVSKNFMPFGRGSRQCAGAEYSRVFLATFLHVLVTKYSWKRIKAGRITRKHVLGFGSSIHIKLTEKKN